One segment of Leuconostoc lactis DNA contains the following:
- the dnaA gene encoding chromosomal replication initiator protein DnaA, protein MTKPITKEELWNQVKAKFYQEIGPVSFDTYIEPLTPITLTESRIVLEVPAEESADIIDNWNKSYAMSFVQYAMEIAEGFIKPELRVAESLPKSTPIQTENLTFTRESDLNENFTFDKFVVGAGNENAYAIARAVAEDPGRVYNPYLIYGGVGLGKTHLMQAIGNAYSKTTPSARIKYATAEDFLNDFTESLRAGEGATAAFKKEYRTVDLLLIDDIQFWSGKEKVQEEFFNTFNVLTKTGKQIIMTSDKLPTEIVDLQSRLTSRFEAGISMDIQKPDLPTRVAILKNLAETDNLTIPNDVLELIADKIDSNIRTLEGTFHRFEAMLRFRNKPATKETAQQILGDLNINQGFKITVERIQQVVADYYMQTIDDLKSTSRKKDLVTARHVAMYLTRTLTNESLPDIGRAFGGRDHSSVLHATNKITEKAESDARTKEMLDALTDEIKNGK, encoded by the coding sequence GTGACAAAACCCATTACAAAAGAGGAATTATGGAATCAGGTCAAAGCTAAGTTCTATCAAGAAATTGGTCCTGTTTCATTTGATACCTATATCGAACCCTTAACACCCATTACCTTAACTGAATCACGGATTGTTTTGGAAGTGCCGGCAGAAGAAAGTGCCGACATTATTGACAACTGGAATAAATCTTATGCCATGAGTTTTGTGCAATATGCCATGGAAATTGCCGAAGGCTTTATTAAACCAGAACTCCGCGTGGCTGAAAGTCTACCAAAGTCAACGCCAATTCAAACGGAAAACCTCACATTTACCCGCGAATCCGATCTCAATGAAAACTTCACGTTTGATAAATTTGTTGTCGGCGCTGGTAATGAGAATGCTTACGCGATTGCGCGCGCTGTCGCTGAAGATCCCGGCCGTGTTTATAATCCGTACTTGATTTACGGTGGGGTTGGTTTGGGCAAAACCCATTTGATGCAAGCCATCGGGAATGCCTATTCCAAAACAACGCCATCAGCCCGGATTAAGTACGCCACGGCGGAAGACTTTTTGAATGATTTCACTGAATCATTGCGGGCAGGTGAAGGGGCGACGGCAGCCTTCAAAAAAGAATACCGGACTGTTGATCTCTTATTAATTGATGATATTCAGTTCTGGTCAGGCAAAGAAAAGGTGCAGGAAGAATTCTTTAACACCTTTAATGTCTTAACCAAAACTGGCAAGCAAATCATTATGACCTCCGATAAGCTGCCAACAGAAATCGTGGATTTGCAATCACGTCTGACGTCACGCTTTGAAGCGGGGATCTCAATGGATATTCAAAAGCCTGATTTACCAACGCGAGTGGCCATTCTCAAGAACCTTGCAGAAACCGATAATTTAACCATTCCAAATGACGTGTTGGAATTAATCGCTGACAAAATTGATTCTAATATTCGAACACTAGAGGGGACATTCCACCGTTTTGAGGCGATGTTGCGTTTCCGTAATAAGCCCGCAACGAAAGAAACCGCCCAACAAATTTTAGGCGATTTAAATATTAATCAAGGGTTTAAAATCACTGTCGAACGCATTCAACAAGTGGTGGCCGATTATTACATGCAAACAATTGATGATCTGAAGAGTACCAGTCGGAAAAAAGATTTAGTGACTGCCCGGCACGTCGCGATGTATCTCACCCGGACACTCACCAACGAAAGTTTGCCTGATATTGGCCGTGCTTTTGGCGGACGGGATCACTCATCGGTCTTGCATGCGACTAACAAGATTACCGAGAAGGCTGAGTCTGATGCACGCACAAAAGAAATGCTTGATGCCTTAACAGATGAGATTAAAAACGGGAAATAA
- the dnaN gene encoding DNA polymerase III subunit beta has translation MQFSINRQVFIKSLNDVSRAISSRTTIPILTNIKIVLSQDELILTGSNSDISIETRIEQSDMSAQLVIGSTGGITLPATFFANIVKNLPADDLTLAVDGLRASITSGASAFTINGQDVRNYPQLPELDDVQSLSVSAAQLVDIISQTKISASTQESRPILTGIHLALNGNDVKAVTTDSHRLSQRIVTLTGTDAQVNADVIMPAKSFNELQSLLEGQDRVDIKLAKNQAVFDLGHTTFYSRLLEGNYPETDRLIPTESTTQLTIDAGTLLGAINRASLLSHESRNNVVQLTMTDGVVTLTGTSQEVGQVQEELQTTSVEGENLEISFNPDYVRDALRVFNGKLVDLKFTTNLRPFTVTPAGEVDNKQLQLITPVRTF, from the coding sequence ATGCAATTTTCAATTAATCGCCAAGTGTTTATTAAGTCACTTAATGATGTCTCACGTGCGATTTCATCACGCACAACGATTCCTATTTTGACCAACATCAAAATTGTCTTGTCGCAAGATGAATTGATTTTGACGGGATCAAACAGTGATATTTCAATTGAAACGCGAATTGAACAATCTGATATGTCTGCACAATTAGTTATTGGCTCAACGGGTGGGATTACCTTACCAGCAACTTTTTTTGCCAATATCGTTAAAAATCTGCCAGCTGATGATTTAACGTTGGCCGTTGATGGGTTACGGGCAAGTATCACGTCTGGTGCTTCAGCCTTTACAATTAATGGGCAAGATGTGCGGAACTATCCACAATTGCCAGAATTAGACGATGTGCAAAGTTTGAGTGTTTCCGCAGCGCAATTGGTCGATATCATTTCACAAACTAAAATCTCTGCCTCAACACAAGAAAGTCGACCAATCTTAACAGGGATTCATTTGGCCTTAAATGGTAATGATGTGAAGGCCGTGACAACAGATTCACATCGTTTGTCACAACGCATTGTGACGTTGACGGGGACTGATGCACAAGTGAACGCGGATGTGATTATGCCAGCAAAGTCTTTCAATGAGTTGCAAAGTCTCTTAGAAGGGCAAGACCGCGTGGACATTAAGTTGGCCAAAAACCAAGCAGTCTTTGATCTGGGTCACACAACGTTTTATTCACGCCTGTTGGAAGGAAACTATCCAGAAACGGATCGATTAATTCCAACTGAAAGTACGACGCAGTTAACCATTGATGCGGGAACCTTACTTGGGGCCATCAACCGTGCGAGTCTGTTGAGTCACGAAAGCCGTAATAACGTAGTCCAATTGACCATGACCGATGGTGTCGTTACCCTAACTGGGACATCACAAGAAGTGGGGCAAGTGCAAGAAGAGTTACAAACAACGTCAGTTGAGGGTGAGAATCTAGAAATCTCATTTAACCCCGATTATGTCCGTGATGCGCTCCGTGTCTTTAACGGTAAGTTAGTTGATTTGAAATTTACCACGAATTTGCGACCATTCACGGTCACGCCGGCTGGAGAAGTGGATAATAAGCAGTTGCAACTCATTACACCAGTGCGAACGTTTTAA
- the yaaA gene encoding S4 domain-containing protein YaaA, whose product MTKTIEITTEYITLTQLLKEENIISSGGQAKYYLMDFPVLLNGEPENRRGKKLYDHDEIIVDGETYIISLAENADELIAQAQQEKDERALAAKKTVRDDRIKAQKAAVAKARKEARFAELRKQNSSRAGGFGRPKPGRRSNGPKGPGSWNSHR is encoded by the coding sequence ATGACGAAAACGATAGAAATTACAACTGAATACATCACACTCACACAACTTCTAAAAGAAGAAAATATTATTTCTTCAGGTGGTCAAGCAAAATATTATCTGATGGATTTTCCTGTCTTACTCAATGGTGAACCGGAAAATCGTCGGGGGAAAAAGCTGTACGACCATGATGAAATCATCGTTGATGGCGAAACCTATATTATTTCGTTAGCTGAAAATGCTGATGAACTAATTGCTCAGGCACAACAAGAAAAGGATGAACGTGCCCTGGCCGCCAAGAAAACAGTCCGCGATGATCGCATCAAAGCGCAAAAAGCAGCGGTGGCAAAGGCGCGTAAAGAGGCACGCTTTGCTGAGTTGCGTAAACAAAACAGCTCACGTGCTGGTGGTTTTGGGCGACCAAAGCCAGGGCGTCGCAGTAACGGGCCAAAAGGACCGGGTTCTTGGAACTCACATCGTTAA
- the recF gene encoding DNA replication/repair protein RecF (All proteins in this family for which functions are known are DNA-binding proteins that assist the filamentation of RecA onto DNA for the initiation of recombination or recombinational repair.), producing MELTSLTLTNYRNYADLTLDFSAGVNVFLGENAQGKTNLLESIYVLALARSHRTSSDKDLIRWQANSATISGRVKKNVSETPLALHFSTKGKKARVNHLEQSKLSQYIGQLNVILFAPEDLDLVKGAPSVRRRFIDMEFGQMNPLYLYNTTQYRRILKDRNAYLKRLQMKQTTDKVFLSVLTAQLVDVGAQVLLARRRFLERLQAAAQPIHAEISNQQETLTLAYQTGVAFERDDDLETVKAAFEAALARQEAREIMQGTTLVGPHRDDIKFIVNENDVAVFGSQGQQRTTALAVKLAEIDLMQEETGEYPVLLLDDVLSELDANRQTHLLLAIQDKVQTFITAPTLSDVARQLIHTPKVFHVQHGEITLEEHAE from the coding sequence TTGGAACTCACATCGTTAACGCTCACGAATTACCGGAATTATGCTGATTTGACGCTTGATTTTAGTGCGGGTGTGAATGTGTTTTTAGGTGAGAACGCGCAAGGCAAGACGAATTTGTTGGAAAGCATCTACGTCTTGGCTTTAGCGCGTTCTCATCGTACGAGTAGTGATAAAGATTTAATTCGTTGGCAAGCCAATTCGGCCACAATTAGTGGTCGCGTTAAGAAAAATGTCAGCGAAACACCGTTAGCTTTGCATTTTTCGACTAAAGGCAAAAAAGCACGGGTGAATCATTTAGAGCAATCAAAGCTATCACAATACATTGGCCAATTAAATGTCATTTTGTTTGCCCCTGAAGATTTGGATCTTGTTAAAGGTGCGCCCAGTGTGCGGCGACGTTTTATTGATATGGAGTTCGGTCAAATGAACCCACTGTATCTCTATAACACGACGCAGTATCGGCGCATCTTAAAGGATCGAAATGCGTACCTTAAACGTTTGCAAATGAAACAAACGACTGATAAGGTGTTTTTGTCGGTTTTGACAGCGCAATTAGTCGATGTTGGGGCCCAAGTTTTGCTCGCGCGTCGCAGATTTTTAGAACGTTTGCAAGCAGCGGCCCAGCCGATTCATGCAGAAATTTCTAATCAACAGGAAACGTTGACGCTAGCTTACCAAACTGGGGTTGCCTTTGAACGCGATGATGACCTTGAAACGGTTAAGGCAGCGTTTGAAGCGGCATTAGCGCGTCAGGAAGCCCGTGAGATTATGCAGGGTACTACCTTAGTGGGCCCACATCGCGATGACATTAAATTTATTGTCAACGAGAATGATGTTGCCGTTTTTGGCTCACAGGGTCAGCAACGCACAACAGCATTAGCGGTCAAATTGGCCGAAATTGACTTGATGCAGGAGGAGACGGGTGAATATCCCGTGTTGCTCTTAGATGACGTGTTAAGTGAATTAGATGCCAATCGACAAACGCATCTCTTATTAGCCATTCAAGATAAGGTGCAGACGTTTATTACGGCACCGACATTGAGTGATGTGGCGCGACAATTGATTCATACCCCGAAAGTGTTTCACGTGCAACATGGTGAAATTACGTTAGAAGAGCACGCTGAGTAA
- the gyrB gene encoding DNA topoisomerase (ATP-hydrolyzing) subunit B has product MSEENKHDVENIDGIVTDDEEIRSASTVDANAGDYNADQIQVLEGLEAVRKRPGMYIGTTTAQGLHHLVWEIVDNGIDEALAGFASHITVTIEKDNSITVTDDGRGIPVDIQTKTGKPALETVFTVLHAGGKFGGGGYKVSGGLHGVGASVVNALSTDLDVRVVRDGQVYYMDFQVGRVNTSMVKLDEVPTIERGTIVHFKPDADIFRETTVYNYNTLLTRVRELAFLNKGLRISITDKRPEEPVTESFYFEGGIKEYVNYLNAEKTVVFPEPVYVEGEENGIVVEVALQYTTDVKDSLRTFTNNINTYEGGTHETGFKTALTRVINDYARKNGQLKENAESLTGEDVREGMTAIVSIKHPDPQFEGQTKTKLGNSDARQATDRMFSETFSRFMMENPSVAKQIVEKGILAQKARLAAKRAREMTRKQSGLEIGNLPGKLADNTSNDPAISELFIVEGDSAGGSAKQGRNRLTQAILPIRGKILNVEKATLDKVLANEEIRTIFTAMGTGFGDEFNVEKANYHKVIIMTDADVDGAHIRTLLLTLFYRYMRPLIDAGYIYIAQPPLYGVALGNSKTREYLDSDEELEDFLAQLPANIKPKVQRYKGLGEMDFDQLADTTMDPLHRRLLRVDPADAEAADSIFDMLMGDDVAPRREFIEENAVFVENLDI; this is encoded by the coding sequence ATGTCTGAAGAAAACAAGCATGATGTAGAAAATATTGACGGAATTGTCACAGATGACGAAGAAATTCGCAGTGCAAGCACGGTTGATGCGAATGCTGGTGATTATAATGCAGACCAAATTCAAGTCTTAGAAGGCCTTGAAGCCGTTCGTAAGCGTCCGGGGATGTACATTGGGACAACAACAGCCCAAGGCTTGCATCATTTGGTCTGGGAAATTGTGGATAACGGGATTGATGAAGCCTTGGCAGGCTTCGCGTCACATATTACCGTCACCATTGAAAAAGATAATTCAATTACCGTGACGGATGACGGTCGTGGGATTCCAGTTGACATTCAGACTAAAACTGGGAAGCCAGCGCTAGAAACTGTCTTTACCGTTTTGCACGCCGGTGGGAAATTCGGCGGTGGCGGCTATAAGGTTTCTGGGGGGCTACACGGTGTTGGGGCTTCGGTTGTTAACGCTTTGTCGACTGACTTAGATGTTCGGGTTGTGCGAGATGGCCAAGTCTACTACATGGACTTTCAAGTTGGCCGTGTGAATACCAGCATGGTGAAACTAGATGAAGTGCCAACTATTGAACGTGGCACGATTGTGCACTTTAAGCCAGATGCCGATATTTTCCGTGAAACAACGGTCTATAATTACAACACGTTGTTAACACGTGTGCGTGAATTGGCTTTCTTGAACAAGGGCTTGCGCATTTCCATTACGGATAAGCGTCCGGAAGAACCAGTCACAGAAAGTTTCTACTTTGAAGGTGGCATTAAAGAGTATGTCAACTATTTGAATGCCGAGAAAACGGTTGTTTTCCCTGAACCAGTCTATGTTGAAGGGGAAGAAAATGGGATTGTTGTCGAAGTTGCCTTGCAGTACACGACAGACGTCAAAGATAGTCTACGGACGTTTACCAACAACATTAACACCTATGAAGGTGGGACCCATGAAACAGGCTTTAAAACAGCGCTAACGCGTGTGATTAACGATTATGCGCGTAAGAATGGGCAGTTAAAGGAAAACGCTGAAAGCTTGACAGGTGAAGATGTCCGTGAAGGCATGACGGCCATTGTCTCAATCAAGCATCCTGACCCACAATTTGAAGGTCAAACCAAGACAAAGCTTGGTAATTCTGATGCGCGTCAGGCTACTGATCGGATGTTTTCTGAAACATTCAGCCGTTTCATGATGGAAAATCCGTCTGTGGCCAAGCAAATTGTTGAAAAGGGTATTTTAGCGCAAAAGGCTCGCCTTGCTGCTAAGCGTGCGCGTGAAATGACACGCAAGCAATCTGGCTTAGAAATTGGTAATTTGCCAGGTAAATTGGCCGATAATACGTCAAATGACCCAGCGATTTCGGAATTATTTATTGTCGAGGGTGACTCGGCCGGTGGTTCAGCCAAGCAAGGGCGTAATCGTTTGACGCAAGCCATTTTGCCGATCCGTGGTAAAATCCTGAACGTTGAAAAGGCAACCTTAGATAAGGTGTTGGCCAACGAAGAAATTCGTACCATTTTCACTGCAATGGGCACTGGTTTTGGGGATGAGTTTAACGTCGAAAAAGCGAATTACCATAAAGTCATTATCATGACGGATGCCGATGTCGATGGCGCTCATATTCGCACGTTGCTATTAACGTTGTTCTACCGTTATATGCGACCATTGATTGATGCCGGCTACATTTATATCGCTCAGCCACCATTGTATGGGGTGGCTTTGGGTAATTCAAAGACCCGAGAATACCTTGACTCAGATGAAGAGTTAGAGGACTTTTTGGCACAATTACCTGCAAATATTAAGCCAAAGGTTCAACGTTATAAGGGACTTGGGGAAATGGATTTTGATCAGTTAGCTGATACAACCATGGATCCCTTGCACCGGCGATTGTTGCGGGTTGATCCTGCCGATGCCGAAGCAGCCGATAGTATCTTTGATATGTTGATGGGTGACGATGTCGCACCACGTCGTGAATTTATTGAAGAAAATGCTGTCTTCGTTGAAAACTTAGACATTTAA
- the gyrA gene encoding DNA gyrase subunit A, producing MSEQNDARIRNANLSEQMKTSFLSYAMSVIVARALPDVRDGMKPVHRRILYSMIEQGNTPDKPHKKSARIVGDVMGKYHPHGDSAIYESMVRMAQPFSYRHMLVDGHGNFGSVDGDGAAAMRYTEARLSKVAMEMVRDLNKDTVNFVPNYDGEEREPEVLPARFPNLLVNGATGIAVGMATNIPTHNLGEVISAIHVLMNNPTATTSDLMEALPGPDFPTGGIVMGKSGIRRAYETGRGRVTVRAKVDIEQTKTGKEQIIVTELPYAVNKARLIERISELARDKRIEGITGIRDESDRDGLRISIDVRRDASASVILNNLYKETLLQTNFSFNMLAINGGKPQTMSLKAILEAYLTHQREVIRRRTAFDLQKAQARAHILEGLRIALDHIDAIITIIRSSATSEEAKTRLIDGYALSDKQAQAILDMRLVRLTGLERDKIEDEYQKLVELIADLKDILAHQERVDQLIYDELLEIQTKFGDERRTELQVGDVTTLEDEDLIEEEDVIITLTRNGYIKRVPQAEFKAQNRGGRGVQGMNVNDEDFVDQMVATSTHDTLLFFTNKGKVYRMKGYEVPEYGRQAKGIPVVNLLHFEGDEKIQTVINVRGEATDSHDYLFFVTRLGVVKRTAVSEFANIRTNGLKALTLHDDDEVLSVQITDGTQSVLIATKDGYSVRFVEADVRIMGRAAAGVRGIRLRENDLVIGADVVDDTENVLVITEKGYGKQTPATEYPIKGRGGKGIKTANITDKNGVLAGMTIVRGDEDIMVTTTQGVMIRFVVASVSQTGRATLGVRLIRLEDGAKVATLAKVEHETTEDVSRETEEVIEQTTQIVEQLTDDLED from the coding sequence ATGTCTGAACAAAATGACGCGCGTATTCGTAATGCGAATTTGTCAGAACAAATGAAAACATCATTCTTGTCATACGCTATGTCAGTAATTGTGGCGCGTGCCTTGCCTGATGTCCGTGATGGTATGAAGCCAGTTCATCGTCGTATTTTGTATTCAATGATTGAACAAGGTAACACACCCGATAAGCCGCATAAAAAATCAGCGCGTATTGTCGGGGATGTCATGGGTAAATATCATCCGCACGGTGATTCAGCGATCTATGAATCAATGGTGCGGATGGCGCAACCATTCTCATACCGACACATGCTAGTCGACGGTCACGGTAACTTTGGCTCTGTCGATGGCGATGGTGCTGCGGCGATGCGTTATACCGAAGCCCGTTTGTCAAAAGTGGCGATGGAGATGGTCCGTGATTTAAATAAAGATACGGTCAACTTCGTTCCCAACTATGATGGTGAAGAACGTGAGCCAGAAGTCTTACCAGCTCGGTTCCCAAACCTGTTGGTTAACGGGGCAACCGGTATTGCGGTTGGGATGGCAACCAATATTCCAACCCATAATTTAGGGGAAGTAATTTCAGCTATTCACGTCTTAATGAATAATCCTACGGCCACGACGTCAGATTTGATGGAAGCTTTACCAGGCCCAGATTTCCCTACTGGTGGGATTGTGATGGGTAAGTCTGGTATTCGTCGGGCCTATGAAACTGGCCGTGGGCGGGTAACCGTTCGTGCCAAAGTGGATATTGAGCAGACAAAGACTGGTAAAGAACAGATTATCGTGACGGAATTACCTTATGCCGTCAATAAAGCCCGTTTAATTGAACGAATTTCCGAATTGGCACGTGATAAGCGCATTGAAGGCATTACAGGTATCCGTGATGAATCAGATCGTGACGGTTTGCGAATCTCAATTGATGTGCGTCGTGATGCGTCAGCCAGTGTTATTTTGAATAACTTGTATAAGGAAACGTTGCTGCAAACGAACTTTAGCTTCAACATGTTGGCGATTAATGGTGGTAAGCCACAAACCATGAGTTTGAAGGCTATTTTGGAAGCCTACCTGACGCACCAACGTGAAGTCATTCGTCGTCGAACAGCCTTTGACTTACAAAAGGCCCAAGCACGCGCCCACATTTTAGAAGGGTTACGTATTGCCTTAGACCATATCGACGCCATCATCACGATCATTCGGTCATCGGCGACTTCTGAAGAAGCCAAGACCCGTTTGATTGATGGCTATGCTTTATCAGATAAGCAAGCGCAAGCGATTTTGGATATGCGTTTGGTCCGTTTGACCGGTTTGGAACGTGACAAGATCGAAGATGAGTATCAAAAGTTAGTCGAATTGATTGCTGATTTGAAGGACATTTTGGCCCATCAAGAGCGTGTCGATCAATTGATTTACGATGAATTACTCGAAATCCAAACGAAATTTGGTGATGAACGTCGTACAGAGCTTCAAGTTGGGGATGTGACAACCCTGGAAGATGAAGATCTGATCGAAGAAGAAGATGTGATTATCACGTTGACGCGTAATGGTTACATTAAGCGTGTCCCACAAGCGGAATTTAAGGCACAAAACCGTGGTGGCCGTGGTGTGCAAGGCATGAATGTCAATGATGAAGACTTTGTGGACCAAATGGTTGCCACATCAACGCATGATACGTTGCTTTTCTTCACTAATAAGGGCAAAGTATACCGGATGAAGGGGTATGAAGTGCCAGAATATGGCCGTCAAGCCAAGGGAATTCCTGTTGTAAACCTATTGCATTTTGAAGGCGATGAAAAGATCCAAACAGTCATCAATGTGCGTGGGGAAGCAACAGACAGTCATGATTACTTGTTCTTCGTGACGCGTCTAGGCGTCGTTAAGCGGACAGCGGTCAGTGAATTTGCCAATATTCGAACGAACGGTTTGAAGGCCTTAACGTTGCATGACGATGATGAAGTTTTGTCTGTTCAAATTACGGATGGGACACAAAGTGTGTTAATTGCAACAAAGGACGGTTATTCTGTGCGCTTTGTTGAAGCAGATGTCCGAATCATGGGTCGTGCTGCTGCCGGTGTGCGTGGAATTCGTTTGCGCGAGAATGACTTAGTCATTGGCGCAGACGTCGTGGACGACACCGAGAACGTGCTGGTCATCACGGAAAAAGGTTACGGGAAGCAAACACCAGCTACTGAGTATCCAATCAAGGGTCGTGGCGGTAAAGGTATCAAAACAGCGAATATTACTGATAAAAACGGTGTGTTAGCTGGGATGACGATCGTCCGCGGTGATGAGGATATTATGGTGACAACGACACAAGGCGTGATGATTCGCTTTGTCGTGGCATCCGTGAGCCAAACTGGTCGTGCAACCCTGGGTGTGCGTTTGATTCGCTTAGAAGATGGTGCCAAAGTGGCAACATTAGCAAAGGTTGAACACGAAACAACGGAAGATGTTTCACGTGAAACAGAAGAAGTGATTGAACAAACGACTCAAATCGTTGAACAATTAACGGATGATTTAGAAGATTAA
- a CDS encoding PspC domain-containing protein, with translation MSKKKHLTRSRSNRILGGVLGGIAEYFGWDVTLTRIIYVIISLMAFPGIIFYLLAWIIIPDEPRQTTYHTYETGARRDVTPDDE, from the coding sequence ATGTCAAAAAAGAAGCATTTAACACGTTCTCGTTCAAACCGTATTCTCGGCGGCGTTCTAGGTGGGATTGCCGAATATTTCGGTTGGGATGTGACCTTAACCCGTATTATTTACGTGATTATCTCTCTAATGGCCTTTCCAGGCATTATTTTCTATCTTTTGGCTTGGATTATCATCCCCGATGAACCACGTCAAACCACCTATCATACTTATGAAACAGGGGCACGGCGTGACGTTACACCAGATGATGAATAA
- a CDS encoding DUF4097 family beta strand repeat-containing protein has translation MTSIELAIRTRLDVIFSKYTPNPQLTEFKEELVADLLDAYQDFAQQDKSHEEALDDTFAQLGDIDTILQEMSDSHTQQTASDDETTQDATARFFDLSDDGLRLGNLHINGQGVRLGDDIILDGKNNKVQFGDWLHVDRAGARVGRKFYAFDTTDDTATFTEQESTNSPHWTAAHHSIQLPVTDQALVLNYKNATLNFYRNDKTDLVTIDEFFSRDNQRYFASVSETPDQVVVTQGDTPRLFQVKVHVNIGLPQNFSDGHLTVTNHAGQVTAKNLTLKTFNLTLTAGSFHVKHLQVHEANWDFKASDVNGRDITIDHAKMTNQAGRIQLDHVTLPHSQINVTSGTIKVDHFIGGGQFNTTSGTLRLKIQTLTHDLQLQALSGDIRLTTPDTQDYYFDLSSQSGNVTMPNRPDRHFNHNTPQEKRGFTGQMPEFTIAASVDLGTIKVY, from the coding sequence ATGACCTCAATTGAACTCGCGATACGTACTCGCCTAGACGTTATTTTTTCAAAATATACGCCTAATCCGCAACTTACTGAATTTAAAGAAGAACTCGTGGCTGATTTGCTAGATGCCTATCAAGATTTTGCCCAACAAGACAAATCACATGAAGAAGCACTCGATGACACCTTTGCGCAGTTAGGAGATATTGACACTATTTTACAAGAAATGAGTGATTCACATACCCAACAAACTGCGTCTGATGATGAGACAACGCAAGATGCGACAGCCCGCTTCTTTGATTTGTCAGATGATGGCTTGCGCCTTGGTAATCTGCACATTAATGGTCAAGGTGTCCGCTTAGGTGACGATATTATCCTTGATGGTAAAAATAATAAAGTGCAATTTGGTGATTGGCTTCATGTCGACCGCGCTGGTGCACGGGTCGGTCGTAAATTCTACGCCTTTGATACCACTGACGATACCGCAACTTTTACCGAGCAGGAATCAACCAATTCCCCACATTGGACTGCTGCACATCACAGTATTCAGCTGCCCGTTACCGATCAAGCACTCGTTTTAAATTATAAAAATGCTACCTTAAATTTTTATCGTAACGATAAGACGGATCTCGTAACCATTGATGAATTTTTCAGTCGCGATAATCAGCGCTATTTTGCATCAGTATCCGAAACGCCGGATCAAGTGGTGGTCACCCAAGGTGACACGCCACGACTCTTTCAAGTGAAAGTCCACGTGAATATCGGTTTGCCACAAAACTTTTCCGATGGCCATCTGACGGTTACAAATCACGCCGGTCAAGTGACCGCAAAAAACCTCACCCTGAAAACCTTTAATTTAACCCTGACGGCAGGTAGCTTCCACGTCAAGCATCTTCAAGTCCACGAAGCCAATTGGGATTTCAAAGCCAGTGACGTCAACGGCCGAGATATCACCATTGATCACGCTAAGATGACCAATCAAGCTGGTCGCATCCAACTTGACCATGTGACGTTACCACACAGTCAAATCAACGTAACATCTGGCACAATTAAAGTTGATCACTTTATCGGCGGTGGGCAATTTAACACGACATCTGGTACTCTGCGCCTCAAAATTCAGACACTCACGCACGACTTGCAATTACAAGCTCTAAGCGGTGACATTCGTCTAACGACGCCTGATACGCAAGATTACTATTTTGATCTCTCGTCACAATCAGGCAATGTGACCATGCCTAACCGACCTGATAGGCATTTTAACCACAATACGCCGCAGGAAAAGCGTGGGTTTACTGGTCAAATGCCAGAATTTACCATTGCGGCCTCAGTGGATTTGGGTACCATCAAAGTCTACTAA
- a CDS encoding PadR family transcriptional regulator has translation MSISKDLIRGHIDTMILNILQQQDSYGYQVAKSVRLLSQQQYELNEATLYTAFRRLEKSGDITSYWGDETQGARRKYYKITATGQQHLQQAIVDWQFAKDVISQLITGTIAEGDK, from the coding sequence ATGTCAATTTCTAAAGACCTTATTCGTGGTCACATTGATACCATGATTCTCAATATTCTCCAACAACAGGATTCTTATGGTTATCAAGTCGCCAAATCAGTTCGCTTACTCAGCCAGCAACAATATGAACTGAACGAAGCAACTTTATACACGGCTTTTCGGCGTTTAGAAAAAAGTGGTGATATTACCAGTTATTGGGGCGATGAAACCCAAGGGGCTCGCCGGAAATACTATAAAATTACTGCTACTGGCCAACAACACCTCCAACAAGCGATTGTTGACTGGCAATTTGCAAAAGATGTGATTAGCCAGCTCATCACTGGCACGATTGCAGAAGGAGACAAATAA